TTCCGGCCAACTGGGCGCAGGTCAACGATGTGGTGGTGCGCAACATGGAGCGCATCTTCCGCCCCAGTGCCAACGTCAAAGACGAACTGAACCAGGTTTGCAGCGAAATCAACCCCCTCCTCAAGTGAAATCCCCCTCAAATCAACCCCGCACAGGTGAAGAAATGACCACCAACCACACCCCCGTTCCCCGCACCTCCTCCCGCCCCCGCAAAGGGGGCTGGGAATCCCAGTGGGTGGGCCTGCTGTTCGTGCTGCCCTTCATGATCGGACTGACGGTGCTGTTCATCGGGCCGATTCTGGCGGTGCCCATCATGTCCCTGTACAACTGGGTTCTGCCGCGCGCCCCCGAATGGATTGGCCTGGGAAATTACGCACGCATGGGCACCGACCGCGAAGTCCTGCATTCGGTGTGGGTCACCGTGCTCTTTGTGGTGATGCTGGTGCCCACCAACATCATCCTGGCCCTCGGACTGGCCCTCCTGCTCAATGTGAAAGCAAAAGCCCTCGGGTTTTTCCGCATGGCCCTGTTCTCTCCGGTGGTGGTCCCATTGGTGGCCTGGGCGCTGGTCTGGCGCTTTGTGCTGCAACCCGACTTCGGACTGGTCAACGTGCTGCTGGGCAAACTGGGCATCCAGGGACCCAACTGGCTCTTTGAAGCCCCCTGGGCACTCATTGCCGTGGTGGTCTGTCTGGTGATCGAGCACGTCGGAATGAACATGCTGATCTTTCTGGGCGCACTGCAAAACGTGCCTGCAGAGGTGCACGAGGCCGCCAAAATCGACGGGGCCAATTCCAGCCAGACTTTCTTCAAAGTCACGCTGCCCCTGATGTCTCCCACAGTGTTCCTGACCGTGATTGTGACCCTGATTGGAGCACTGAAATCCTTCGCTCCCATCTACGTCCTGACCGGAGGAAGTGACGCCACCAGCGTCCTGATGGTGCAGATGTGGAAACAGGGCTTCAAGTACTTCGATTTCGGTTATGCCTCGGGCCTCTCCTGGCTGATCTTCCTGGTGATGCTGACCCTGACCTGGATGCAATGGCAGCTTCGCAAACGGTGGGTGTTCTATGAATCTTGATCGGAATGTGAACCGTTCCAGTCTGCGTGTTGTGTCAAACGGGGTTTACTACCTGGTGATGCTGCTTCTGGCTGTGCCCTTCCTGTTCCCGACAGTGTGGATGTTCGCGGCCTCCCTGAAAAGCGATCAGGAGATCTTCCAGAACCCCCTCGCGCTCATTCCCCAGAGCATCAGCTGGACCAACTTCGTTCGCATCTTCCACGACTATCCTTTTGCCGCCCAGTACTTCAACAGCGTCTACATCGCCATTGTGGTCACCCTCTGCACCCTGGTGATCGGAGCACTGGCCGGATACGGATTCGCAAGGCTGCGTTTTCCCGGCAAGGACTTCATGTTCATCCTCTGCCTGTCCGCCATGATGCTGCCCAGCGAAGCCCTCTCCATCCCGCAATTCGCCCTCTTCAAGTTTCTGGGACTGAACAACACCCACATCCCCATCATCCTTTTGCAAATCTTCGGCGGCACAGGAGCGCTGGCGGTCTTCATGATGCGCCAGCACTTCCTGACCCTGCCCAAAGAACTGGACGAGGCTGCCCTGATGGACGGCCTGGACCGCTGGGGGATCTTTTGGAAGATCATGCTCCCCCTGGCCCGTCCAGTTCTGGTGGCTACTGCCATCTTCGCCTTCCTGAACTCCTGGAACGACTACTTCAACCCGCTGGTCTACCTCAACTCCAGCGAACAGTACACCCTCCCCCTCGGCCTGCAGACCTTCACCGACCCTCTGGGCGGCGTGTTCTGGAACCTCACCCTGGCGGCCTCCACCTTATCGACCTTACCTCTCTTGCTGGCCTTTCTGGTGGCGCAACGGCAGTTTGTGCAGTCGATGGTGGGGTCTGGGGTGAAGGGCTAGGAAGCCGAGGGCCGAGGGCAAATCCTGCTTCTGCTCAAGCCCTGCAGATTTGACATTTCGCTGAAGCCTTTGCACTGTACGCTCTCGGCTCTCGGCTCTCGGCTCTCGGCTCTCGGCTCTCGCAACAAGATTCACCTGTCCATCCTCCAGACCTCCCATTCCACCACTCCCAGGAGACCCCCCATGACCCATGAACATTCCACAGACATCCTGATTGCCGGAGGCGGCCTGGGCGGTGTTGCAGCGGCCCTCTCTGCCCTCGCACTGGGCCGCAAGGTGATCCTCACCGAAGAAACCGACTGGCTTGGTGGTCAACTCACCAGTCAGGCCGTGCCCCCCGATGAAGCGTGGTGGATCGAGGAATCCGGTGCCACCGCCAGTTACCGCCGTTTCCGTGAGCTGGTGCGCAGGTACTACCGCGAGCATTACCCTTTAAAGCCTGAAATTGCAGCAGATCCTTTCCTGAACCCCGGTCTGGGCAACGTGTCCCGCCTGTGCTTTGAACCCCGTGTGGGTGTGGCCGTGCTGGAACAGATGCTGGCCCCTTACCGGGCGTCCAGGCAACTGGAAGTGTGGATGCAGCATGTCCCCATTGCTGCTGAAACCGAGCGGGATTCCATCCAGAGTGTGACCTTCAAGAGCCTGACCACCGGAGAACACCACACCGTTGCTGCAAAAATGGTGCTGGACGCCACCGAACTCGGGGATCTGCTGGAACTGGCGGGTGCAGAGCATGTGATCGGGGCGGAATCCCAGTTGCAAACCGGAGAACTGCATGCCCTGGAAGGCGCAGCCAACCCGCTGGACCAGCAGGCCATCAGCTGGTGTTTTGCGCTGGACCACACAGAAGGTCAGGACCACACCATCGAGAAACCCGAGCAATACAGTTTCTGGAAAGACTATCAGGCCCCCTTCTGGCCAAACAGACAACTGTCCTGGAACGACCTGCACCCCATCACCCTGAAGCCCCGCTTTCGGGATCTGTTCAGCGATCCGGTGGTGCAACTGCACAAGGGGGATTTCTGGCATTACCGCCGGATCTTCCACAAGGGCCACTATGAGGAGGGCCTTTACCCCAGCGACATCACCCTGGTGAACTGGCCGCAGATCGATTACTGGCTGGGTCCCATCATCGGGGTCAGCGAGCAGGAGAAACAGCAGCACCTGAAAGGGGCCATGCAGCTCAGCCTGTCTCTGCTGTACTGGATGCAGACCGAGGCCCCCAGGCACGATGGCAAGGGATATGGTTATCCTGGTCTTCGCCTCAGGGGAGACATCACTGGAACCGAGCACGGTCTGGCCAAGAGCATCTACGTGCGGGAGTCCCGCAGGATCCAGGCGGAGTTCACGGTGCTGGAGCAGCATGTGGGTGTGGAGGCCCGCAAAGGCCTGTCTGGTGCGGAGGCTTTCCAGGACAGCGTGGGAATCGGGCAGTACCGCATTGACCTGCACCCCTCCACTGCAGGCAGGAGTTACATTGATGTGGAAAGCTATCCTTTCCAGATCCCTCTGGGAGCCCTGATTCCGGTTCGCATGGAGAACCTGCTGCCAGCCTGCAAGAACCTTGGGACCACCCACATCACCAACGGCTGTTACCGCCTGCATCCGGTGGAATGGAACATCGGGGAAGCTGCAGGAGCACTGGCGGCTTACTGTCTGGAAAAAGGACTGAAGCCCCGTGAAGTGCGCAACACCGCTCACCATCTGGCCGATTTCCAGGGTGTCTTGACCCTCAGCCTGGGGTTTGAGTTGCAGTGGCCGGAACAGTACCGTTTGCTGGCCTCTCCGGGGTTCTGAGAGGAACCCGAGCAGCACAAAGACAGGGCAGAAGAGAGGTTCTCTGCCCTGTCTTTCTCTGAAGAGCGACACCAGCATGGGGTCTTCCCTGAGGGTGACGGGATCTGTCGCGGGCGGGTCCTATGCTGCTCTTCACAGGGGGAATCATTGTGCTGAGCGATGAAGACAAAACACGCATCCAGGCCGAGGAAGCATTTCGGGCACAAGCGGCAAAAGAAGCCCAGAAGAAAGCCAGCAAAAAAGGCATGGGCTGTGGAGGCTGGTTTTTCACCCTCCTGGCTGTTTTTGTTGTGGTGGGCATGCTGGCACCGAAAGACACGTCTACATCATCTTCTGGATCTTCCGGTTCAGGCACTTTAAATTCTGCTGGTCAGACAGCATCAGAACCGTCAACGCCGCCTGCCGCCCCAAAAGACGATCTGGAGCTTCTTTCTGCAAAATGGAGCAGTGATGGTTTTGCTGGATATGTCATTGGAAAGGTCAAAAACAACACAAACCATGACTATGGCTATGCCCAGATCACTTTCAACCTCTATGACAAAGAAGGGAATCAGATTGGAACAGCCGTGGACAACATCAACAACTTGAAAGCGGGTGGAGTGTGGGCTTACAAAGCTCTTGCTCTGGCAGAGGATGTGGCCACATATGAATTTTCTGAAGTAACTGGCTTCTGAGTTTGAAGTTGCGCCCTGCAGGTCAATGGTGAACCATCAACAAAAGGATGGCCAGAAACGCGAAGGGCAGCACAAGTTCCAGCCATTCGTGTTGAAAAAGTGGAGCAGAAGGGGTGTTGTTGATTTTTTCCTTTATGCCCAGCCTGTGAACAGAAGACCATAGAAAAATCACAGTGAAAATACAAATTGCTACAAGGACATCCTGCCAGGAGCTCCTCTCACTTCCAGCATAAAGGTTCAGGCAAAATACGAAAAAGGCTGAAGCGATGCTCACTGCAAATCGGGTTGATCGATAATTCGTTTTTTCATCTGACATGGGTGCATTGTAGCAAGCGTGAAATCCTTCAGCTGTTTTCAGAGTCAGCACAACAAGAAGAGGCGCACACGTGCGCCTCTTCTCACTTGAAATTCTTTACCCCTGAAGCTGCTCTCTCAAGAACCCCATCAGGTCATGCACAGTCTGGCGGTCAAATTTGAAGTTCAGGCCGCACTTTTCATAGAGTTCTGGCACAGAGAGGCTGTCTCCGGGTTCCAGGGCTTCCAGGTACTGCTGCAGGGTTTTTTCGGGGTTTTCCTGGTGGTTTTTCCAGAGCTGCACAGCCCCCAGACCGCTCAGGGCGTACTCGATGTAGTAAAAGGGGTGGTTGAACATGTGGTAATACTGCCACACCTTGCCTTTTTCGGCTTCGAAACCTGACCAGTTGGGTTGCGGCTGGAAGCGGTCCAGCAGTTCGCGGCTCTTCTGGTCCAGCATTTCAATGGTGATGTCTTCGGGGGCTTCGCTGTAAAGCCAGTGCTGGAAGGCGTCCATGTAGCACATCCAGGGCAGGTTGTGCACCGACTGCCGGATGGCGGATTCTTTGGCCCGCTGGATTTCTTGCGGCGTGTAGAACGGGGTCAGGTGATCCAGGGCGATCAGTTCCATGCCCATGGAGGGCACCTCCACAAACTCGGTGGCAGAGAAAGCATTCCAGATCAGGCGCTGGGTGCGCATGCTGACATAAGCATGGAAGGCATGCCCGAATTCGTGCAGGGTGGTGGACACATCCCCTTCGGTGCCGACCACGTTTTGCAGCACGAACGGCAGTTTTTCGGTGTCGATGGTGGTGCAGTAGGCGTGGCTCATCTTGTTTTCGCGGGAGCCCAGGTCCATGGCACGGCGGTCTTTGAGGGTCTTGAACATCTCGCCCAGTTTGGGGCTGAGGCTGAAGAACACCTGTTCGGTTTTGTTTTCCAGTTCTTCCACGGTGCTGAAAGGTTGCAAAGCAGGGCGGTTCTGGGGGTCCATCTGGGAACGCCAGTAGAAGTCCCAGGGTTTCAGTTCTTCAATGCCCAGACCCTGGCGGTGTTGTTCCAGCAGTTCCAGAGTGAAAGGCACCACTTCTGTTTCAATGGTTTCATGGAAATCCAGGCAGTCCTGGGGGGTGTAATCAAACCGGTGGTACCTGTCCCACATGTAATCCCGGTAGTTGGCATGCCCAGAATTGCGGTGGATTTGCTGGCGCAACTTCAGTTGCTTCAAGAACACCTCGTCCAGTTTTGGGGCGATCTCCAGACGGGCTTTTTGCCAGGCTTTCCAGGCCTCTTCACGCTCCTGGCGGTCTGGAGAGAGCAACAGTTGTTCCACCCGGGGCACCGTGATCTGCTCTCCCCGGAAGTCAATCAGCATCCCTCCCGTGATCTGGCTGTACTGCTGTTTCAATTCGGCAAGCTGGGTTCTGAGGGGCACACTGTCCACATGAAAAGCCCGGTCATCTGCCTCAAAACGCTTTGCCAGCAAACGGGCATCTGCAGGCAGGTGCGCGGGAGCCACAGTCAGCAGTTTCTTCCTGAGGTCGGACACAGCCACATCCCGATGGGGCTGGATTCCATTGAGGTACTCCAGGTAGGCGTTTTGCACTTCTTCATCTGCGGTGTTGAGGTCTGCGTTGAGGCTGCGCACATGGACCACCTGATCGAGTTCGCGGTCCAGTTCGCTCCAGTCCAGCAGGAAAGCCTCGATGGTCTCAGGGGTCAGTTCACGGTCCAGCAGTTCCTGGTAACGTGGCTGGTACACTTCCCAGCTGACAGGACGGTCTTTCAAGAGGGGGTTGATGGTGGCGGTCATGCAGTCAATCTAACATGTGGTTTGTCCAGGGCAGTCTGCCATTGTGCTTATTCAGAGGTCAAAAGCGAAACTCAGAAGAAGCCGTCCAGTGCACTGAAATACGCCAGCTTTTGCGGGTCCAGCTGCTCCAATCCATATTCCTGCCAGAAGACCTCTTCCCAGCCCGGACCGCAGTTGTATTGCGTGCTCCACAAAGCCAGGGTCAGGTCGGTGTGGCGGTCACTGAGGCCTGCCCGTCCCACATCCACAAAACCAGAAAGCTGCCCATCCTGATAAAGCACGTTGGGAAAGCAGTAATCCCCATGGGTGAGCACCAGGTCTTCAGGGGGGATGCTCTGTTCAAGCTGTTCCAGCATGTCCTCAGGGGAAACCTCTGCAAAACCAGTTTGATCCACCAGCCCTGCTGCAAGGCGCAGTCTGGCTTCCGGCAGTCTGGTTTTGACAGAGCGGTCAAAAGGACAGTCCTGAACGGGCAAACTGTGCCAGCGTTTCAGGCTGAGTGCAAACCAGCGTACTGCCTGCTCTCTGTCTTTTATCGCCAGAACAGACAGGTCCTGCCCGGCAATTCTGGAGGTCAGCAGGAATTCATGGCCCTCCTGCTGGCTGAAGTGCAGCACTGCGGGAACAGGCAGATGTTGACCCAGCCACAGCAGTTTCTGTTGCTCCAGTTGCAGTGAATCTGCCGTCTGAACCCGTTGCACTTTGAGAAACTTCTGGTCTGCAGCAAACACCCACGCCCCACTGCGGCCCACAGACACCTCGGCCCAGGTTTCCTGCCGAATCAGGGCTTGCAGGTCATCCGGGACGGGAAAGGGAAAGGTCATGGGGTCAGGGTAAAGCATCTGGAAAGCCCAGACATCTGCCAGATGGCTCTGGCCGGACGATTTCTCGGGCAGCTTAAGCCACCCAGACGATGCATGACCTGCACCCCTCAGGCACAATGAAGCATCCCAGAGCAGCCACAAGGAGGTGCCCCATGGGAGGAAAAGCACTGAAAAACCATCCCACCCGCAGGTACCACACCGATGAATACCTGAAGTTGTACCAGGAAATGGAACCTGTATTGCAGGAAATCGTGCAGGGCCGTGTGGAACTGCTGCCGTTTTACACCACCAAAGAAACCCACGGAGACATGGACATCGTGGTGGAATCCGACCACCTGCCTCCCAACTGGACCGAGAAAGTCATGGAGCGCTTTGCTTCCAGAGACTGCTACAACAACGGGGACACCTTCACTTTTGAATTTCGGGATTTGCAGATCGATCTGATCAAGGCCACCGCAGAGGAATTTGAGCACACCCTCAACTTTCTGAGTTTCAATGACCTGGGGGGCCTGCTTGGAAAACTGGCCAACCACCTGGGCTTCAAACTGGGCCACCAGGGCTTGCAGTACCGGGTGAAGGACGGCACCAACACCGTGCGTGTTCTGAAACTCACCTCGGATTACCTGCAGAGCCTGGAGTTTCTGGGATACGATCCAGAGCGTTTCAGGCAGGGCTTTGACACCCTGCGTGAAGTCTATGAATACGTGTGTTCCAGCCCGTATTTCTATCCGGGTTGCTGCCTGATCGAGAACCAGAACAGCAAGAACCGCCAGCGGGACCGCAAGCGCCCCACCTACCAGGGGTTCCTGGAATTCATGGAAGAGGAGGGGTACCTGGAGCGCATTCCCCATCCGGTTTCCACCCGTGAAGAACAGCTTCAGCGTGCCATCGACACCTTCCCTGGTTTTGAAGAAGCGTTGCAGGACACCTACCGTTTTCTGGAGCTGAAACGTGCAGCCCACCAGAAATTCAACGGCCACATGGTGCGGGAATGGTCTGGTGTGGAAGGCCAGCACCTCGGGGAAGTGATGATGGAACTGCGTCACACCTTTCCCGGAGTGGATGCCACTGACTTTGAACAGTGGGTGCTGGACACCGACCTGCAGGCCATCCGGCAGGAAGTGGAAGGTGTGGTTGAGCGGTTGAAACCCGGCTGGACAGCGTCCTGACCTGCCAGAGGTCATTTTCTTTTCAGGATTCCAGCATGGCGTTCATTTTGCACCTGCAACAGAAAGCGGTATCCCTCTTTCTGGGGGGTTGCAGCGTTCAGGTTGCTCATGCTCAGCTTGAGGGTCCCGGTTTCGACGGTTTTGTCGCTGTTCCAGAGTTGCAAGTCCACCCAGATTGTGGGGGGCAGAAGAGACTGCTTGAAAACCACAGATGTTCCATGGGCCAGACCTTCCACCAGGTGGGTCTGGTTGTTCCAGTTCAGGGTTCCAGTGATGCGGTAGCTCTGCTCACCCAGCCATTCTGCCTGAAGGTTCATTTTCAGGGGCTGGGGGGTGGAGGACTGGTGCCACAGGGTGCTGGTGTTTTTCATGGTCCAGATTTGATCTCCAAGGGTCCAGGTCCAGAAATCCCCCTGGTGCAAGACATTCAGGGCAGGCCACAGGCTGAGTGGAGAGGATTTCAGCTGGAGGTTTTGTTGAAAAACATGCTGGGAGGTTTTCAGGTTCCACCTGCCCCACATCACGTTCTGGTCTTCCTGGTCAAAAGGGGTGAGGTCTGCAGCGTAGTCCAGTTGACCCGGGTGGGACCAGAGTTTGATCAGCCCTGTGTAACAGCTTGGCAGCAAAGGGATGCTCTTCTGGAAAGTCCAGGTGGAGGTGTCCCAGAATTCCACAAAACCATCGATGTAGGCCACAGACAGCACGGCACTGGAAGCATCAAAGGCCACAGCCACTGGAAAAGCGCTGGCGTATTCAGCACAATCTTTGTGGTGAGACAGGGTGATGGGCAGAACTTTTCCGCTGCTGGTGTCAATCACCCCTTCAGAACCAATGGCGTACTGGCCGGTTTCAGAGAAAGTCCAGAGAGGTGAAAAGTCTTTCAGGGAAGCCGAAATTTTTTCTCCAGTGTTCAGGCTGTACACGGCAGTTTCAGGATAGAACTGCACAAGGTGGTCTGCATCTTCAGTGATGACTCCCGTGAGAGGAAAGGTTTTGAGCACCTGGAACGTTTCTGCAGAGAGGATCTGGGTGTTTTCTGCTGTCACCTTCACAAAAGTGTCGTCTGTGCGGTGGTGCAGGATGCCTTTCAGGTCAGCAGGAAAGTTCCTGTTCACAAAGTCACCTGTTTGCACATCCTGAGCCAGCATGTGTTGCTCTGAAAAGCGAACCAGCTGGTTGCGTTTGGAATCCAGCGTGATGAAGTGTTCTTCAGGGATGGTTTCTCCCTGCCACTCTCCCCGCAGGATCAGGGGACTGGAAGCAAAAGGGATTTGAATGGTGGTGTTGCAGGCTGTGAGCATCAGAATACCGATCAAAAAAGCATATTTTTTCATGCTTCAATCATAGTGGCTCTGGTTTTGCTCTGTGGGCTGTGCTGCTGTACAACCCACCCAGATGTGGGTATGCTGTTTCGGTTGTTTGTTTGAGACGGTCATCTGCAACTGTGTGTCCTCATGCGCTTGCAACAGGTGGGATCACACTGCTTTTTACGGTCTGCCCTTTACAATCATGATCAGACACTTGAATTGCCACACTTGCACTGCCACATTTTCCCTGGGAGCCACGCATGACATTATTACAACCTCCAGACCTTGCCCTGCGCTGGCCTGAACATGCAGAAGACCAGTTCGCAGAACTGTTTGCCCAGGCGTTGCGGGGCAGCAAGGCTGCGGTGTGGCTGCAGGATCCACAGGCTTCCAGAGGGGTGCTCAAGCCCCTGGGGACTTATGGTTTGCACGGATCAGACCTTGAGTTGCTGGAATCTGCACGCCTTGACCTCAATGAACCTTCTCTGGGAAACCGTGCCCAGCAGGCGGAGCGCATTCAGGTGATGTGGACCCGCCAGCACAGTGAAATGGGCGCAGTGGAAGCTGCATTGATGGAGGCTTATGGCCTGGACACCCTGTTCTGCTGTGCCCTCAGGCTGCCAGACGATACCCTGGGGCTCATTTACGCTGCCACCACAGCGTCCTATGATCCAGATCTGGGCTCGATCATTCAGGCGGCGCAGGTGGCCCAGTCCCTGACCATTGGATTGCACCGCCAGATGTTGCAGCAGCAAACCGACCAGATCAACCGCCGTTTGCAGCAGATTCTGGACCGCACCCCAGATTTGATTGTTACCCGCACGGGGCTGGTGATCAACACTGTGAATCAGGCCTGTCAGCACCTGCTGGGGTACAGCCCCGAAGAGATGATCGGGCGTCCGCTCACCGATTTCATGCATCCTGCAGACCGCCAGTCTTCCATTGGCATGAATGTGAAAATCCTGCAGGGCACCATGGTGCGGGATTACCGCAACCGGTACCTGCACAAGAATGGGCAGGTGGTTTACCTGTCCTGGAACACTTCGGACGAGGGGAACGGCAACATCATCTCCATTGCCCGCGACATCACCCCCCAGGTCAAACAGGAAAAACTGCTTCAGGAAACCGAACGGCGTTTCAAAACCGTGGCAGACAGCGCTCCGGTTCTGATCTGGATGGGCACGGCAAACCGGGAATGCCAGTTTTTCAACCAGGGCTGGCTGGAATTCACCGGGCGCACCTTGCAGCAGGAACTGGGTCAGGGCTGGCGTGAAAGGGTGCACCCCGAGGACCTGGAGGCCTGCCTGGAAACGTACCAGGTTCATTATGGACAGCACAATGCATTCGAGCTGGAATACCGCCTGAAGCGCTTTGATGGACAGTACCGCTGGATTGTGGACCGTGGGGTGCCCCGCTTCACCGAAGATGGCATGTTTCTGGGCTTCATTGGGGCCTGCATTGACATCCATGACCGCAAGCTGGCCCAGGGCAGGCTGGAGCAGCAAGAAGGCCAGTTGCGGGAACTGATGAACGTGCAAAAACGCTTTGTGGCGGATGCCGCCCACGAACTGCGGACCCCTTTAACGGCCATTCAGGGCAACCTCGACATCCTGATGCGCTACCAGAACATCCCTGAAGACGACCAGAGGGAAATCATCTGGGATGTGCAGCGGGAAGCCACCCGTCTGGGAAGGCTGGTCAACGACATGTTGCAACTGGCCCGTGGAGACGCTGGCATAGAGTTCCAGGAAGAAGAGGTGAGCCTGACCGGGGTGATGCTGGAGGTCTGGCGTGAAATGGAACGTCTGCAGATCGGGCATCATTTGCAACTGCATGACCTGGAGGAAGTGCAGGTGGTGGGAGACCGCGACCGTCTGAAGCAACTGCTGCTGATCCTGCTGGAAAATGCTTTCAAATACACCCCGCTGGGAGGCCGGGTGGATGTCTCCCTGAAAAAGCACCCCACGCTGGCTGAGCTGCGCATTGCAGACAATGGGGTGGGCATTGCCCCTGAAGACCTGGAAAGGGTGTTTGAGCGTTTTTACCGTGCAGACCAGAGCCGTCATCGTGGAGAGGATCCTGGTGGGACCGGACTGGGCTTGCCCATTGCCCGCTGGATTGTGGAAGGCCATGGGGGTCACATCTGGATTGAAAGCGAGCTGGGTCAGGGCACGGCGGTGGTGGTGCAGTTGCCTCTGGAAGGTGGGCTTCAGGTTTAGAATTTTCAAGTTTAGAATAACGTTATTCTAAAATGAAATTGTCTTCTGAAACAACAAAAACGTTCACAAAATTGCAGGATTGAGGGCCTGTTTTTGGGGTTGTTCCATGGGAAGCCTGTGAAGAGCCCAGAGCATGGGTTTTCGGGACTGTCCTGAAGACAGGGTGGCTGGAAGGGCTGTCCTGAGGCAGACCAATTCATCGGCTGGTCTGCCATGCGTATAGACACCCGCAGACTTTGAGTGTTCTGATTCATTTTTGCAAGATTTGATTGAATGTCCTGAGTGCATGTGATCCATGTTGGATCGATTCACTGGATGGGTGTCAGGTGTTTTCAGGCCCCTGATGCAAAACCCGGAGGGCTTGATGTGCTTTTGTGCGTTCTTCTGGCTGCTGTGTCCTGGTGGTTGTGTTGACTTCCACCCAACGCAGCTCTTACCATGTGACCAGATTTGATTGCTCAGATTTGATAAGGCTCTCAGACCCATCCTGCAGGACATTTTTCTGCATGGAAGGTCTGGACGGGAGACAGCATGCTTGATGTTTTGATCCGGCAGGCACGGGTCATTGATGGCACCTCGGCCCCCTGGTTTGTGTCTGATGTGGGGCTGGAAAATGGAAAAATCGTCTGGCTGGGTCCAAACTGTCCTTTGCCTGCCAGACAGACCCTGGACGCCACGCACCTGTACCTCTCTCCGGGCTGGATCGACAGCCACACCCACGATGACACTGCAGTGCTGCTCCAGCCTGACCATCCCTGCAAATCCAGACAGGGGATCACCACAGTGGTGGTGGGCAATTGCAGTTTCAGCAATTACCCGCTGGCAGGTGATCCTGCCCTGCTGATGCACCATTATCAGGCTCTGCTGGGAACCACCGCAGAACACCTGTTTTTTGCAGATTTTCAGGCTTACCAGCAGCGTCTGAACCAGCAGGGGGCCGCTGTGAACGTGGTGTCTCTGGTGGGTCATGCTGCACTGAGGCTGGCTGCAATGGGCTACAGCCAGCGTCCAGCCAGCCCTTCAGAGCGCTTGCAGATGTGCCAGATGCTGGAAACACAGTTGCAGCAGGGGGCTTTCGGGCTGTCGCTGGGTCTGGTGTACCCTCCGGGGGCTTATGCAGATTCCCAGGAACTGCTGGAACTGGCCCAGGGGGTGGCCCGCAACGGAGCCCTGCTGACCGCCCATGTGCGCAGCTACGAAGGCGGCTTGCTGGAGAGCGTCCATGAATTTCTGGATCTGCTGGA
The nucleotide sequence above comes from Deinococcus roseus. Encoded proteins:
- a CDS encoding PAS domain-containing sensor histidine kinase — protein: MTLLQPPDLALRWPEHAEDQFAELFAQALRGSKAAVWLQDPQASRGVLKPLGTYGLHGSDLELLESARLDLNEPSLGNRAQQAERIQVMWTRQHSEMGAVEAALMEAYGLDTLFCCALRLPDDTLGLIYAATTASYDPDLGSIIQAAQVAQSLTIGLHRQMLQQQTDQINRRLQQILDRTPDLIVTRTGLVINTVNQACQHLLGYSPEEMIGRPLTDFMHPADRQSSIGMNVKILQGTMVRDYRNRYLHKNGQVVYLSWNTSDEGNGNIISIARDITPQVKQEKLLQETERRFKTVADSAPVLIWMGTANRECQFFNQGWLEFTGRTLQQELGQGWRERVHPEDLEACLETYQVHYGQHNAFELEYRLKRFDGQYRWIVDRGVPRFTEDGMFLGFIGACIDIHDRKLAQGRLEQQEGQLRELMNVQKRFVADAAHELRTPLTAIQGNLDILMRYQNIPEDDQREIIWDVQREATRLGRLVNDMLQLARGDAGIEFQEEEVSLTGVMLEVWREMERLQIGHHLQLHDLEEVQVVGDRDRLKQLLLILLENAFKYTPLGGRVDVSLKKHPTLAELRIADNGVGIAPEDLERVFERFYRADQSRHRGEDPGGTGLGLPIARWIVEGHGGHIWIESELGQGTAVVVQLPLEGGLQV